The following coding sequences are from one Burkholderia stabilis window:
- a CDS encoding ABC transporter substrate-binding protein, whose translation MTDRPDSSSDKQQTFWYARSPVPTPLGIAVHLGWLNGETSADGVAIRSPRGATRHDVSSISDHTLAQSFRQGGSIPAMWARSNAANTRVIGLSWVDESQLILARPDSGIRSVKALRGRRIAIPSRPDDRIDIFRASALRGFVNALSLDGLTTRDVELVDVRARTLQAVGPARAANLFASPHGFSSRALYAAEAGALLRGEVDAIYVKGSTGLEIAQLIGAHVVIDIGFHPERSIRNNNGTPRPLTVNADVLANHPDIVAGFLKLVVAAGDWASTHPDETAHYMAGETASSIDWVRAAYGNQLHRHLGVNLDDESVAALDDFKTFLHDWGFLEADFDVADWIDPRPLADVLRPSLQKRA comes from the coding sequence ATGACAGACAGGCCCGATTCGTCATCGGACAAGCAGCAGACGTTCTGGTACGCCCGATCGCCCGTGCCGACGCCGCTCGGCATCGCCGTGCATCTCGGCTGGCTCAACGGCGAGACGTCGGCCGACGGCGTCGCGATCCGCTCGCCGCGCGGCGCCACCCGGCACGACGTGTCGTCGATCAGCGATCACACGCTCGCGCAGTCGTTTCGCCAGGGCGGCAGCATCCCCGCGATGTGGGCGCGCTCGAACGCCGCGAACACGCGCGTGATCGGGCTGTCGTGGGTCGACGAATCGCAGTTGATCCTCGCGCGACCCGATTCGGGCATCCGCTCCGTGAAGGCGCTGCGCGGCCGCCGGATCGCGATCCCGAGCCGCCCCGACGATCGCATCGACATCTTTCGCGCGTCGGCGCTGCGCGGCTTCGTCAACGCGCTGAGCCTCGACGGGCTGACCACCCGCGACGTCGAGCTCGTCGACGTGCGCGCGCGCACGCTGCAGGCCGTCGGGCCCGCGCGCGCGGCGAACCTGTTCGCGTCGCCGCACGGTTTTTCGAGCCGCGCGCTGTACGCGGCCGAAGCCGGCGCGCTGCTGCGCGGCGAAGTCGACGCGATCTACGTGAAAGGCTCGACGGGCCTCGAGATCGCGCAGCTGATCGGCGCGCATGTCGTGATCGACATCGGCTTCCATCCGGAGCGCTCGATCCGCAACAACAACGGCACGCCGCGCCCGCTGACGGTCAACGCCGACGTACTCGCGAATCATCCGGACATCGTCGCGGGCTTCCTGAAGCTCGTGGTCGCCGCCGGCGACTGGGCGAGCACGCATCCCGACGAAACCGCGCACTACATGGCCGGCGAAACCGCGTCGTCGATCGACTGGGTCCGCGCCGCGTACGGCAACCAGCTGCACCGGCATCTCGGCGTGAACCTCGATGACGAATCGGTCGCCGCGCTCGACGACTTCAAGACGTTCCTGCACGACTGGGGCTTCCTCGAAGCCGACTTCGACGTCGCCGACTGGATCGACCCGCGCCCGCTCGCCGACGTGCTGCGGCCGTCGCTGCAGAAGCGCGCGTGA
- a CDS encoding ABC transporter permease has translation MSTRALPSNGPRAIRGPALARLGEHALWWVTPVAFAALWWLASAQRWFPPQLVVPPGRLATTLRALIDTGELRDNLLITLHRLALGFAIGATSGAAFGILLARSRLFSDYLRPTFDLLRQVPTLTLIPLLILLIGVDEPLKLVVVGKAVFFPVALAAYTGVHDAPRDLVEMARHYGLGRFALLRDVLLPAALPPLLTGIRIALARAWLALVAVELLSADSGIGQMMELARQMLRLDVVLVDVAVIGLIGFALDRTITLVQRYALRWQTPAR, from the coding sequence ATGTCGACGCGCGCCCTGCCATCGAACGGCCCGCGCGCGATACGCGGGCCCGCCCTCGCACGGCTCGGCGAGCACGCATTGTGGTGGGTCACGCCCGTCGCGTTCGCCGCGCTGTGGTGGCTCGCGAGCGCGCAACGCTGGTTCCCGCCGCAGCTCGTCGTGCCGCCCGGCCGTCTCGCCACGACACTGCGCGCGCTGATCGACACCGGCGAGCTGCGCGACAACCTGCTGATCACGCTGCATCGCCTGGCGCTCGGTTTCGCGATCGGCGCGACGAGCGGCGCCGCGTTCGGCATCCTGCTCGCGCGCAGCCGGCTGTTCTCCGACTACCTGCGGCCGACGTTCGACCTGCTGCGGCAAGTGCCGACGCTCACGCTGATTCCGTTGCTGATCCTGTTGATCGGTGTAGACGAACCGCTGAAGCTCGTCGTCGTCGGCAAGGCCGTGTTCTTCCCGGTTGCGCTGGCCGCGTACACGGGCGTGCACGACGCGCCGCGCGATCTCGTCGAGATGGCGCGCCATTACGGGCTCGGCCGCTTCGCGCTGCTGCGCGACGTGCTGCTGCCGGCCGCGTTGCCCCCGCTGCTGACGGGCATCCGGATCGCGCTCGCACGCGCGTGGCTCGCGCTCGTCGCGGTCGAGCTGCTCAGTGCCGACAGCGGGATCGGGCAGATGATGGAACTGGCACGGCAGATGCTGCGGCTCGACGTGGTGCTCGTCGACGTCGCGGTGATCGGGTTGATCGGCTTCGCGCTCGACCGCACGATCACGCTCGTGCAGCGCTACGCATTGCGCTGGCAGACGCCGGCGCGCTGA
- a CDS encoding sigma-54 interaction domain-containing protein gives MAIFSLPDPTSHAITIRAKALTFDDPKSRVLLERIQLVAPSDATVLVTGESGTGKELIARLVHSLSERHDGPFVAVNCGAFSETLIESELFGHERGAFTGAINSQPGWFESANRGTLFLDEVGDLPMSAQVKLLRVLQEREVTPVGSRKTVKIDVRLVAATNVNLEAAVRAGNFREDLYYRLNVVKLSLLPLRERPGDIAPLIEHFIDTYAKRLRVAAPALTDAARARLHTHAWPGNIRELENVIHHAVLICAGGAIDVGDLQFSALSLAPDTASAHVVAAPPRRARDVAEATDALRNAVIELLDLGTPALWQHIEDTVYRSVFDYSEHNQLRMSRLLDQSRNIVRARLAQLGILKPRDAGDADARLRRQA, from the coding sequence ATGGCCATCTTCAGCTTGCCGGACCCGACTTCGCACGCGATCACGATCCGTGCGAAGGCGCTGACGTTCGACGATCCCAAATCGCGGGTGCTGCTTGAACGCATCCAGCTCGTCGCGCCCAGCGATGCGACGGTGCTCGTCACCGGCGAGAGCGGCACCGGCAAGGAGCTGATCGCGCGCCTCGTGCATTCGCTGAGCGAGCGCCACGACGGCCCGTTCGTCGCGGTCAACTGCGGCGCGTTCTCGGAAACCTTGATCGAAAGCGAGCTGTTCGGCCACGAGCGCGGCGCGTTTACCGGCGCGATCAACAGCCAGCCCGGCTGGTTCGAATCCGCGAATCGCGGCACGCTGTTTCTCGATGAAGTGGGCGACCTGCCGATGTCCGCGCAAGTCAAGCTGCTGCGCGTGCTGCAGGAGCGCGAAGTGACGCCGGTCGGCTCACGCAAGACCGTGAAGATCGACGTGCGGCTCGTCGCCGCGACCAACGTGAATCTCGAAGCCGCGGTGCGTGCGGGCAATTTCCGCGAGGACCTGTACTACCGGCTCAACGTCGTGAAGCTGAGCCTGCTGCCGCTGCGCGAGCGGCCCGGCGACATCGCGCCGCTGATCGAACACTTCATCGATACGTACGCGAAGCGGCTGCGCGTGGCCGCGCCGGCGCTGACGGACGCCGCGCGTGCGCGGCTGCACACGCATGCGTGGCCCGGCAACATCCGCGAACTGGAGAACGTGATCCACCACGCGGTGCTGATCTGCGCGGGCGGCGCGATCGACGTCGGCGATCTGCAATTCTCCGCGCTGTCGCTCGCGCCCGACACGGCCAGCGCGCACGTGGTTGCCGCACCGCCGCGCCGCGCGCGCGACGTGGCCGAAGCGACCGATGCGCTGCGCAACGCGGTGATCGAACTGCTCGATCTAGGCACGCCGGCGTTGTGGCAGCACATCGAGGACACCGTCTACCGCAGCGTGTTCGACTACAGCGAGCACAACCAGCTGCGCATGTCGCGCCTGCTCGACCAGTCGCGCAACATCGTGCGCGCGCGGCTTGCGCAGCTCGGCATCCTGAAGCCGCGCGACGCGGGCGACGCCGACGCGCGGCTGCGCCGTCAGGCGTGA
- a CDS encoding class II aldolase/adducin family protein, with protein sequence MSVTQAIDSGELVAFVERATREFTQAERVLKETRTLSATNTFQAFQRVPGTELVVALSAPSPWAASQDIQPVVVTLDGDVLHGDARAGGNGPRYAGVFREVPEVDVVIHVHGPYLGAWASAHRPLPIRYAPAARYTRAREIPVYVDRRPGEPRFIVDTIRRDPEVPAIIEANGGATFWGKSILDVSKYILILEEAAYFQALAEPLGGSLEFGPGALEQQWKMTGLA encoded by the coding sequence ATGTCAGTCACCCAAGCCATCGACAGCGGCGAACTCGTGGCATTCGTCGAGCGCGCGACGCGCGAATTCACGCAGGCCGAACGCGTGCTGAAGGAAACGCGCACGCTCTCCGCGACCAACACGTTCCAGGCGTTCCAGCGCGTGCCGGGCACGGAGCTCGTCGTCGCATTGTCGGCGCCGAGCCCGTGGGCCGCGTCGCAGGACATCCAGCCCGTCGTCGTGACGCTCGACGGCGACGTGCTGCACGGCGATGCGCGTGCGGGCGGGAACGGGCCGCGTTATGCGGGCGTATTCCGCGAGGTGCCGGAAGTCGACGTCGTGATTCACGTGCACGGCCCGTACCTCGGCGCATGGGCGAGCGCGCATCGTCCGCTGCCGATCCGCTACGCGCCGGCCGCGCGCTACACGCGGGCGCGCGAGATCCCGGTGTACGTCGATCGCCGCCCCGGTGAGCCGCGCTTCATCGTCGACACGATCCGGCGCGATCCCGAGGTGCCGGCGATCATCGAGGCGAACGGCGGCGCGACGTTCTGGGGCAAGTCGATCCTCGACGTGTCGAAGTACATCCTGATCCTCGAGGAAGCTGCGTATTTCCAGGCGCTCGCGGAACCGCTCGGCGGCTCGCTCGAATTCGGGCCGGGTGCGCTCGAACAGCAATGGAAGATGACCGGCCTCGCATGA
- a CDS encoding alpha/beta fold hydrolase — MTLLPLRGIAARTLLVSALAVPSLVSHAASPGHVPAPDPLQGDGRVSAFYTWDRDIPATPGALLRSEPLPATLGLASAARQLRILYASTDGVGGHDPIAVSGALFVPRGTPPAGGWPIVAWAHGTFGMADICAPSWFGRSYRDVRYLNAWLQQGFAVVATDYQGLGTPGPNPQLNNRSNSYTLLDSVRAVLGGVPGLANEVVLVGQSQGGSAVFAAAGYAPAYAPELAIRATVATGTIYNASRATLASLPKFETAYRRDPDRVDPTLAYQFYSVLSAQQIDPSLRADEVLTDNALPILEQARISCLASLEDDAALAHLTHANTVKPGGDARLQAWWDDYLKFPTLKIATPVFIGAGADDGLAPLELALAKDACTAGTTVEAHLYAGREHNGTVNASLADSIPFVKRVLAGKTIRPVCAPSAQQAVLQ; from the coding sequence ATGACGCTCCTCCCCTTGCGCGGCATCGCCGCGCGCACGCTGCTGGTTTCGGCGCTCGCCGTGCCGTCCCTCGTTTCGCACGCGGCTTCGCCCGGCCACGTCCCGGCGCCCGATCCGTTGCAGGGCGACGGCCGCGTATCCGCGTTCTACACGTGGGACCGCGACATTCCGGCGACGCCCGGTGCGTTGCTGCGCTCCGAACCGCTGCCCGCGACGCTCGGGCTCGCGAGCGCCGCGCGGCAACTGCGCATCCTGTACGCGTCGACCGACGGCGTCGGCGGCCACGACCCGATCGCCGTGTCCGGCGCGCTGTTCGTGCCGCGCGGCACGCCGCCGGCCGGCGGCTGGCCGATCGTCGCGTGGGCGCACGGCACGTTCGGGATGGCCGACATCTGCGCGCCGTCGTGGTTCGGCCGCTCGTATCGCGACGTGCGCTACCTGAACGCGTGGCTGCAACAAGGGTTCGCGGTCGTCGCGACCGACTATCAGGGGCTCGGCACGCCCGGCCCGAATCCGCAGCTCAACAACCGCTCGAACAGCTACACGCTGCTCGACAGCGTGCGCGCGGTGCTCGGCGGCGTGCCGGGCCTCGCGAATGAAGTCGTGCTCGTCGGCCAGTCGCAAGGCGGCTCGGCCGTGTTCGCGGCGGCCGGCTACGCGCCCGCCTATGCGCCGGAGCTTGCGATCCGCGCGACCGTCGCGACCGGGACGATCTACAACGCGTCGCGCGCCACGCTCGCGTCGCTGCCGAAGTTCGAGACGGCGTACCGGCGCGATCCAGACCGCGTCGATCCGACGCTCGCGTATCAGTTCTATTCGGTGTTGTCGGCGCAGCAGATCGACCCGTCGCTGCGCGCGGACGAAGTGCTGACCGACAACGCGCTGCCGATCCTCGAACAGGCGCGCATCAGTTGCCTCGCGTCGCTCGAGGACGATGCGGCGCTCGCGCACCTGACGCACGCGAACACCGTGAAGCCGGGCGGCGATGCGCGGCTGCAGGCATGGTGGGACGACTACCTGAAATTTCCGACGCTGAAGATCGCCACGCCCGTCTTCATCGGTGCGGGCGCGGACGACGGGCTCGCGCCGCTCGAACTCGCGCTCGCGAAGGACGCGTGCACGGCGGGCACGACGGTCGAGGCGCACCTGTATGCGGGCCGCGAACACAACGGCACCGTCAACGCGTCGCTCGCCGATTCGATTCCGTTCGTGAAGCGCGTGCTTGCCGGCAAGACGATCCGCCCCGTGTGCGCACCTTCCGCGCAGCAGGCCGTGTTGCAATAG
- the groL gene encoding chaperonin GroEL (60 kDa chaperone family; promotes refolding of misfolded polypeptides especially under stressful conditions; forms two stacked rings of heptamers to form a barrel-shaped 14mer; ends can be capped by GroES; misfolded proteins enter the barrel where they are refolded when GroES binds), whose amino-acid sequence MAAKEIIFSDVARSKLTEGVNILANAVKVTLGPKGRNVVLERSFGAPVVTKDGVSVAKEIELADKLQNIGAQLVKEVASRTSDAAGDGTTTATVLAQAIVREGQKYVAAGLNPLDLKRGIDKAVAAAVEELKKISKPTTTSKEIAQVATISANGEESIGQRIAEAIDRVGKEGVITVEDGKSLADELDVVEGLQFDRGYLSPYFINNPDKQIAEIENPYILLHDKKISNIRDLLPVLEQVAKSGRPLLIIAEDVEGEALATLVVNNIRGILKTVAVKAPGFGDRRKALLEDIAILTGGQVVAEETGLTLEKATLAELGQAKRIEVGKENTTVIDGAGDAKNIEARVKQIRVQIDEATSDYDREKLQERVAKLAGGVAVIKVGGATEIEVKEKKDRVDDALHATRAAVEEGIVPGGGVALIRVRQAIRELKGVNADQDAGIKIVLRALEEPLRQIVTNAGEEASVVVAKVAEGSGNFGYNAQTGEYGDLVESGVLDPTKVTRTALQNAASVAGLLLTTDATVFEAPKDAAPVAGPGGPGAGGPGFDF is encoded by the coding sequence ATGGCAGCCAAGGAAATCATTTTCAGCGACGTCGCACGTTCGAAGCTGACCGAAGGCGTGAACATTCTCGCGAACGCGGTGAAGGTCACGCTCGGGCCGAAGGGCCGCAACGTCGTGCTCGAACGCAGCTTCGGCGCGCCGGTCGTCACGAAGGACGGCGTGTCGGTCGCGAAGGAAATCGAACTCGCGGACAAGCTGCAGAACATCGGCGCGCAGCTCGTGAAGGAAGTCGCGTCGCGCACCAGCGACGCAGCCGGCGACGGCACGACGACGGCCACCGTGCTTGCACAGGCGATCGTGCGCGAAGGCCAGAAATACGTCGCGGCGGGGTTGAACCCGCTCGACCTGAAGCGCGGCATCGACAAGGCCGTCGCAGCGGCCGTCGAAGAGCTGAAGAAGATCAGCAAGCCGACCACCACGAGCAAGGAAATCGCGCAGGTCGCGACGATCTCCGCGAACGGCGAGGAATCGATCGGCCAGCGCATCGCCGAAGCGATCGACCGTGTCGGCAAGGAAGGCGTGATCACCGTCGAGGACGGCAAGTCGCTCGCCGACGAGCTCGACGTCGTCGAAGGGCTGCAGTTCGATCGCGGCTACCTGTCGCCGTACTTCATCAACAATCCCGACAAGCAGATCGCTGAGATCGAGAACCCGTACATCCTGCTGCACGACAAGAAGATCTCGAACATCCGCGACCTGCTGCCGGTGCTCGAACAGGTGGCGAAGTCGGGCCGTCCGCTGCTGATCATCGCGGAGGACGTCGAGGGCGAAGCGCTCGCGACGCTGGTCGTGAACAACATCCGCGGCATCCTGAAGACGGTCGCGGTCAAGGCGCCGGGCTTCGGCGACCGCCGCAAGGCGCTGCTCGAGGACATCGCGATCCTCACCGGCGGGCAGGTCGTCGCCGAGGAAACGGGCCTCACGCTCGAGAAGGCGACGCTCGCCGAACTCGGCCAGGCGAAGCGCATCGAGGTCGGCAAGGAAAACACGACCGTGATCGACGGCGCGGGCGATGCGAAGAACATCGAAGCGCGCGTGAAGCAGATTCGCGTGCAGATCGACGAAGCGACGTCCGACTACGACCGTGAAAAACTGCAGGAACGCGTCGCGAAGCTCGCGGGCGGCGTTGCGGTCATCAAGGTCGGCGGCGCGACCGAGATTGAGGTGAAGGAGAAGAAGGATCGCGTGGACGACGCGCTGCACGCCACGCGCGCGGCCGTCGAGGAAGGCATCGTGCCGGGCGGCGGCGTCGCGTTGATCCGCGTGCGGCAGGCAATCCGCGAACTGAAGGGCGTGAACGCCGACCAGGACGCGGGCATCAAGATCGTGCTGCGCGCGCTCGAGGAACCGCTGCGCCAGATCGTCACGAACGCGGGCGAGGAAGCGAGCGTCGTGGTCGCGAAGGTCGCGGAAGGCTCGGGTAATTTCGGCTACAACGCGCAGACGGGCGAATACGGCGACCTCGTCGAATCGGGCGTGCTCGATCCGACCAAGGTCACGCGCACCGCGCTGCAGAACGCGGCGTCGGTCGCCGGGCTGCTGCTGACGACCGATGCAACCGTGTTCGAAGCGCCGAAGGATGCGGCGCCGGTGGCCGGGCCGGGCGGCCCGGGCGCGGGTGGGCCGGGCTTCGACTTCTGA
- a CDS encoding co-chaperone GroES yields the protein MSLRPLHDRIIVKRLDQETTTASGIVIPDSAAEKPDQGEVIAVGPGRKDADGQRIVPDLQVGERVLFGKYAGQAVKVDGTEFLVLREEDIVAVVNQ from the coding sequence ATGAGCCTACGCCCCTTGCACGACCGCATCATCGTCAAACGACTCGACCAGGAAACCACCACCGCGTCGGGCATCGTGATCCCCGACAGCGCCGCGGAAAAACCCGACCAGGGCGAAGTGATCGCCGTCGGCCCCGGCCGCAAGGACGCGGACGGCCAGCGCATCGTGCCCGACCTGCAGGTAGGCGAGCGCGTGCTGTTCGGCAAGTACGCGGGCCAGGCCGTCAAGGTGGACGGCACCGAGTTCCTCGTGTTGCGCGAGGAAGACATCGTCGCCGTCGTCAATCAATAA
- a CDS encoding ABC transporter permease has protein sequence MTTLTRSLSLAPLRRRARGLVVPALLVAAWQVASSGDAAHQYAFVPLQQVGAALVELARSGELATDLGASLHRTTLGLAFGVAFGLVFGAAMARSPLARKLCEPAFQALRYVPLLGLIPLLSLWAGTGEFAKVLIIALAAFYPMTTASFDGLRRVDPRYVELAQSYRLTRVGLWRDVLIPGALPDLFAGVLQAVPFAWITATSSELLFNAGAGVGSLMQNAQAGARADVLLVCVLGVTALAVGMSALCERIAQRALRWRDHA, from the coding sequence ATGACGACCCTGACACGCTCCCTTTCTCTCGCCCCGCTGCGCCGCCGCGCACGCGGCCTCGTCGTGCCGGCCCTGCTGGTGGCCGCATGGCAGGTTGCGTCGTCCGGCGACGCGGCCCATCAATACGCGTTCGTGCCGCTGCAGCAGGTGGGTGCCGCGCTGGTCGAACTCGCACGCAGCGGCGAGCTTGCGACCGATCTCGGCGCGAGCCTGCACCGCACGACGCTCGGGCTCGCGTTCGGCGTCGCGTTCGGGCTCGTGTTCGGCGCGGCGATGGCGCGCTCGCCGCTCGCGCGCAAGCTGTGCGAACCGGCGTTCCAGGCGCTGCGCTACGTGCCGCTGCTCGGGCTGATTCCGCTGCTGAGCCTGTGGGCCGGCACCGGCGAATTCGCGAAAGTGCTCATCATCGCGCTCGCCGCGTTCTACCCGATGACCACGGCGAGCTTCGACGGGCTGCGCCGCGTCGATCCGCGTTATGTCGAGCTGGCGCAGTCGTATCGCCTGACGCGCGTCGGCCTGTGGCGCGACGTGCTGATTCCGGGCGCGTTGCCCGACCTGTTCGCCGGCGTGCTGCAAGCGGTGCCGTTCGCGTGGATCACCGCGACCAGCAGCGAGCTGCTGTTCAACGCGGGCGCGGGGGTCGGCAGCCTGATGCAGAACGCGCAGGCCGGCGCGCGCGCCGACGTGCTGCTGGTATGCGTGCTGGGGGTGACGGCGCTGGCCGTCGGCATGAGTGCGTTATGCGAGCGGATCGCGCAGCGCGCGCTGCGCTGGCGCGATCACGCCTGA
- a CDS encoding PhnD/SsuA/transferrin family substrate-binding protein: protein MKHTRSFASLRRPLRALLAALPLAAASFAAPAAHADDAPKVVRIAVVAYSGGGKTQYAGASALIDADKSLEKALAAKHVKLQWVPVSTAAVGTLVNEAFTNGSIDFAGYGDLPSVVVNASGTRTRLIVPGGVGSNTYLVVPAGSTEKSIVDLKGKRIALNRGRPWEVTFSKLLAENGLKLSDFRIYNLDPQAGAAAVAAGRVDGFFTLSDAYSLVDKHVGKIIWSTKTAPDDWKMRAELWASDDFVRRYPDITQLVATAYVRAAHWISQPQNRDAYVKILSASGQPESVVRREYADESTPWKEQWTPLFTPALTGHYRDVVAYSRQAGLTSTPVDVNALLAPTFVATALKQLGLDGYWRADASRVASR from the coding sequence ATGAAACACACACGCTCCTTCGCTTCGCTGCGCCGCCCGCTGCGCGCGCTGCTCGCCGCGCTGCCGCTTGCCGCGGCATCGTTCGCCGCACCGGCCGCCCACGCAGACGACGCGCCCAAGGTCGTGCGGATCGCCGTCGTCGCGTATTCAGGCGGCGGCAAAACGCAATACGCGGGCGCCTCCGCGCTGATCGACGCCGACAAGTCGCTCGAGAAGGCGCTCGCCGCGAAACACGTGAAGCTGCAATGGGTGCCCGTATCGACCGCGGCGGTCGGCACGCTCGTCAACGAGGCGTTCACGAACGGCAGCATCGATTTCGCGGGCTACGGCGATCTGCCGTCGGTCGTCGTCAACGCGTCGGGCACACGCACGCGCCTGATCGTGCCGGGCGGCGTCGGCAGCAACACCTATCTCGTCGTGCCGGCCGGCTCGACCGAGAAGTCGATCGTCGATCTCAAGGGCAAGCGCATCGCGCTCAATCGCGGCCGGCCGTGGGAAGTCACGTTCAGCAAGCTGCTCGCCGAAAACGGGCTGAAGCTGTCCGACTTCAGGATCTACAACCTCGATCCGCAAGCCGGCGCGGCAGCCGTCGCGGCAGGCCGCGTCGACGGTTTCTTCACGCTGTCCGACGCGTATTCGCTGGTCGACAAGCACGTCGGCAAGATCATCTGGTCGACCAAGACCGCGCCCGACGACTGGAAGATGCGCGCGGAACTGTGGGCGTCCGACGATTTCGTGCGGCGCTACCCGGACATCACGCAGCTCGTCGCGACGGCCTACGTGCGCGCCGCGCACTGGATCTCGCAGCCGCAGAACCGCGACGCGTACGTGAAGATCCTGAGCGCGTCCGGCCAGCCGGAAAGCGTCGTGCGCCGCGAATACGCGGACGAATCGACGCCGTGGAAGGAGCAATGGACGCCGCTCTTCACGCCCGCGCTGACCGGCCACTATCGCGACGTCGTCGCGTACAGCCGCCAGGCCGGCCTGACATCCACGCCGGTCGACGTGAATGCGCTGCTCGCGCCGACGTTCGTCGCGACCGCGTTGAAGCAGCTCGGCCTCGACGGCTACTGGCGCGCCGACGCGTCGCGCGTCGCGAGCCGTTGA